In Thermobaculum terrenum ATCC BAA-798, one genomic interval encodes:
- a CDS encoding ABC transporter ATP-binding protein, translating into MALDLIHRRQEMTAIEVQGLTKLYGRTEALRGIDLAVPEGCLFGLLGPNGAGKTTLIKALVGALRPSGGSVRVLGLDPLRQRRQLRQQIGYMPQSPALYEDLSARGNIAFFGGAHMSHGLDKRVEEVLELTDLTGRADDPVHTLSGGMKNRVSLAAALVHSPRVLFLDEPTAGVDPHLRARFWELFRRLTSEGTTVLISTHLMDEAMLCDRLAILLQGKVIADAPPRQLVEHGRAHLRVREQGRTHEVLIGGTPEDLAEALRPYGLRPSVEAVSVSPASLEEVILSLWQEVAQ; encoded by the coding sequence ATGGCCTTAGACCTCATCCACAGGAGGCAGGAGATGACGGCGATTGAGGTACAAGGGTTGACCAAGCTCTACGGCCGCACGGAAGCGCTGCGGGGGATCGACCTGGCCGTGCCAGAGGGCTGCCTCTTCGGTTTGCTCGGGCCCAACGGCGCGGGCAAGACCACGCTCATCAAGGCGCTCGTGGGGGCGCTGCGCCCCAGCGGGGGCAGCGTGCGCGTGCTCGGGCTTGACCCCCTCAGGCAGCGCCGGCAGCTTCGCCAGCAGATAGGCTACATGCCGCAGTCGCCCGCCCTCTACGAGGACCTGTCGGCACGCGGCAACATCGCCTTCTTCGGCGGCGCGCACATGAGCCACGGCCTGGATAAGAGGGTCGAGGAGGTGTTGGAGCTCACCGACCTGACCGGCAGGGCCGATGATCCCGTGCACACTCTATCCGGAGGCATGAAGAACCGGGTGTCCCTGGCCGCGGCGCTGGTCCATAGCCCGCGCGTGCTGTTCCTCGACGAGCCGACCGCAGGGGTGGACCCGCACCTGAGGGCCAGGTTCTGGGAGCTGTTCCGTCGGCTGACCTCAGAGGGCACCACGGTCCTCATCAGCACGCACCTGATGGACGAGGCGATGCTGTGCGATCGCCTGGCGATTCTCCTGCAGGGCAAGGTGATAGCAGACGCCCCGCCGCGCCAGCTCGTGGAGCACGGCAGGGCCCACCTCCGCGTGCGGGAGCAAGGGCGCACGCACGAGGTGCTCATAGGGGGCACCCCCGAGGACCTGGCCGAGGCGCTGAGGCCGTACGGCCTCAGGCCCAGCGTGGAGGCCGTGAGCGTGAGCCCGGCCTCCCTGGAGGAAGTGATCCTCTCGCTTTGGCAGGAGGTGGCACAATGA
- a CDS encoding DUF305 domain-containing protein, which translates to MRILKLLSVTMLLLLVACGGGASPGATPSPTTGQGAAGSEMPMTPVPTEAHGMMPPMDGGHGGEAHMPFDQMFIIGMTAHHQSAIDMAKIALQRAEHPEVKQLAREIIKAQQAEIDQMRDWYRQWYGASQVPRPDEDMMGSMPGMHGEGMMGTDLDELRRAKPFDKAFIDAMIPHHQGAVSMARMALRRAEHPEVRKMAQNIIETQQAEIDQMRRWRKAWYGAP; encoded by the coding sequence GTGAGGATCCTAAAGTTGCTATCCGTGACGATGCTGCTCCTGCTGGTGGCGTGCGGGGGCGGAGCCTCTCCGGGGGCTACCCCGTCACCGACCACTGGGCAGGGAGCGGCAGGCAGTGAGATGCCTATGACCCCTGTGCCCACCGAGGCGCACGGGATGATGCCGCCCATGGACGGAGGTCACGGGGGAGAGGCCCACATGCCCTTCGACCAGATGTTCATCATTGGCATGACGGCGCACCATCAGTCGGCCATCGACATGGCCAAGATCGCGCTGCAGAGGGCTGAGCACCCGGAGGTCAAGCAGCTCGCAAGGGAGATCATCAAGGCCCAGCAGGCCGAGATCGACCAGATGCGCGATTGGTACAGGCAGTGGTACGGCGCAAGCCAGGTCCCGCGGCCTGATGAGGACATGATGGGATCCATGCCCGGGATGCACGGGGAGGGCATGATGGGCACCGATCTGGATGAGCTGCGGCGGGCCAAGCCTTTCGATAAGGCCTTCATAGATGCCATGATCCCTCACCACCAGGGGGCGGTCTCGATGGCGCGGATGGCGCTGCGCAGAGCCGAGCACCCGGAGGTGAGGAAGATGGCGCAGAACATAATCGAGACCCAGCAGGCCGAGATCGACCAGATGCGCCGCTGGCGCAAGGCATGGTACGGCGCTCCCTGA
- a CDS encoding ABC transporter substrate-binding protein has product MSHYRINRRRFLQASAAALPALIAACGGAGTSTPTAPQAKPAITPTAAPHVSGPSGASVTLTVLTHWGDQSLLKALTPWFEECARKVNVRIVHQTVAFDQLLTKIMTGRLGGQSVDIYHFYNLWLPDFVGSDLLAPPPVDVVDDIKSSYGQGSVEGVTYNGQVWGYPTEVDSYQLIYNKRIFDEAGVDEVPKTWDDVRAAAKRCTKKDSNGKISQAGFMLIKGWDSGVVHPWLSLLWSNGGEFVSKDYSRALFNQQPGVQTLGFEMDLINDGSVNLGFGLEDFVSGKAAMTIMANWWGASLRASSLGIKSFGSAPIPYNDGHESVALQYNWLWGVDKNSPHADIAWKFIECLNSPRNGKASPMGEYLTTGLNALPSQLSDQKALANRINDPFIKPFVDALRNARTEPIIPGAQEIKTSLQKQIEAAWYKQKSPKEALDTAAQEADRILKEKRQ; this is encoded by the coding sequence ATGAGTCACTACAGGATAAATCGCAGGCGTTTTCTGCAGGCATCGGCGGCGGCGTTGCCGGCGCTGATCGCGGCCTGCGGGGGCGCTGGCACATCTACCCCCACAGCCCCACAGGCCAAGCCAGCCATCACCCCCACGGCCGCGCCCCACGTAAGCGGCCCCAGCGGAGCCAGCGTCACGTTGACGGTGCTGACGCATTGGGGGGACCAGAGCTTGCTGAAGGCGCTGACTCCTTGGTTCGAGGAGTGCGCCCGCAAGGTAAACGTCCGCATCGTGCACCAGACGGTCGCCTTCGACCAGCTGCTGACGAAGATCATGACCGGCAGGCTGGGAGGCCAGTCCGTAGACATCTATCATTTCTATAACCTGTGGCTGCCGGACTTCGTGGGCAGCGACCTCCTGGCGCCCCCTCCGGTGGACGTAGTCGACGACATCAAGAGCAGCTACGGCCAAGGCTCCGTGGAGGGCGTGACCTACAACGGGCAGGTCTGGGGATATCCCACGGAGGTCGACTCCTATCAGCTGATATACAACAAGCGCATCTTCGATGAGGCCGGCGTGGACGAGGTGCCCAAGACCTGGGACGACGTCAGGGCCGCGGCGAAGCGGTGCACCAAGAAGGACTCGAACGGCAAGATATCCCAGGCCGGATTCATGCTCATAAAGGGCTGGGACTCAGGGGTGGTGCACCCCTGGCTCTCCTTGCTGTGGTCCAACGGCGGCGAGTTCGTCTCGAAGGACTACTCGCGAGCCCTGTTCAACCAGCAGCCCGGTGTGCAGACCCTCGGGTTCGAGATGGACCTGATCAACGACGGTTCGGTCAACCTGGGCTTTGGGCTGGAGGACTTCGTTTCCGGCAAAGCTGCCATGACGATCATGGCCAACTGGTGGGGGGCATCCCTCCGAGCATCCTCTCTGGGCATCAAGAGCTTTGGCTCTGCACCCATCCCGTACAACGACGGCCATGAGTCGGTGGCGCTGCAGTACAACTGGCTGTGGGGGGTTGACAAGAACAGCCCACACGCGGACATTGCCTGGAAGTTCATCGAATGCCTCAACAGTCCCAGGAACGGTAAGGCCTCGCCCATGGGGGAGTACCTTACCACCGGGCTGAACGCCTTACCCAGCCAGTTGTCCGACCAAAAGGCCCTGGCCAACAGGATCAACGACCCGTTCATCAAGCCGTTCGTAGATGCCCTCCGCAACGCGCGTACCGAGCCGATCATACCTGGCGCTCAGGAGATCAAGACGTCTCTGCAGAAACAGATAGAGGCGGCCTGGTACAAGCAGAAGTCACCCAAGGAGGCGCTGGATACGGCGGCTCAGGAGGCCGACCGCATCTTGAAAGAGAAGAGGCAGTAG
- a CDS encoding metal-sensing transcriptional repressor: MNAAAQEVALIVLEDHLRKCVAEAVEGEGREAAIREMIRVLRKTVRA, from the coding sequence ATGAACGCTGCCGCCCAGGAGGTGGCGCTGATCGTGCTCGAGGACCACCTGCGCAAGTGCGTGGCGGAGGCCGTCGAGGGCGAGGGCAGGGAGGCCGCGATCAGGGAGATGATCCGCGTCCTGCGCAAGACCGTGAGGGCTTGA
- a CDS encoding GntR family transcriptional regulator, whose protein sequence is MPLYYQLKELIRDKIRSGEWAEGMRLPSERELCEQYGVSRMTVRQSITDLVHEGLLYREQGRGTFVRRARINQQLDRLTSFTEDMLNRGQTPNARVLSAGMCEADSMVAERLQLPPGQEVFRLYRLRTSDGEPLALELTHIYFPGCERLLEEDLEHNSLYVLLETKYGIALVEALQEVEAGLAGKEEANLLRISPGSPVLLTRRTTYTDHGHPVEYAVSTYRGDRYTFCTRLTREWR, encoded by the coding sequence GTGCCGTTGTACTACCAGCTGAAAGAGCTCATCCGCGACAAGATCCGCTCCGGGGAGTGGGCGGAGGGCATGCGGCTCCCTTCGGAGAGGGAGCTGTGCGAGCAGTACGGGGTGAGCCGGATGACTGTCCGGCAGTCCATCACCGACCTCGTTCACGAGGGGCTATTGTACAGGGAGCAGGGCAGGGGCACGTTTGTGCGCAGGGCTCGCATCAACCAGCAGCTGGACAGGCTCACCAGCTTCACCGAGGACATGCTTAACAGGGGGCAGACGCCTAACGCCAGGGTGTTGTCCGCCGGTATGTGCGAGGCCGATTCCATGGTGGCCGAGAGGCTCCAGTTGCCCCCGGGACAGGAAGTGTTCCGGCTCTACCGCCTGCGGACCTCTGACGGGGAACCGCTGGCGTTGGAGCTCACCCACATCTACTTTCCGGGGTGCGAGAGGCTTTTAGAGGAGGATCTCGAACACAACTCGCTGTACGTGCTGCTCGAAACTAAATACGGGATAGCCCTGGTGGAGGCCTTGCAGGAGGTGGAGGCCGGACTGGCCGGCAAGGAGGAGGCGAACCTGCTTAGGATATCCCCGGGGTCTCCGGTGCTGCTGACCCGTAGGACCACGTACACCGACCACGGTCATCCAGTGGAGTACGCTGTGTCGACCTACAGAGGCGACAGATACACTTTCTGTACCCGTCTTACCAGGGAATGGAGGTGA
- a CDS encoding ABC transporter permease, whose amino-acid sequence MRRTSLVARRVLAQLAHDRRLLGLSIIAPLVIVYFLKLFFDTMPPGFDVARYAVPIAAFLVHFLAFLLSAIVLVQERTAGTMERMFINGYQRHEIIGGYLLGYLGLATLQAVAALSEALLLFGLSYSAGTLLVLFVVIWLLAIASVMLGIFISTFARHEGQVFPFVPMIIVPSAFLSGLLVDPDRLPTWADWLGRAFPLRYANKVIQEMILPGGSLGDVWLNFLVLVLYIFALLGLAARAMREVE is encoded by the coding sequence ATGAGGAGGACATCACTGGTGGCCCGCAGGGTGCTCGCGCAGCTGGCGCACGACAGGCGGCTGCTCGGGCTCTCGATAATCGCCCCGCTCGTGATAGTGTACTTCCTGAAGCTCTTCTTCGACACCATGCCCCCGGGATTCGACGTCGCCCGCTACGCGGTGCCGATCGCGGCGTTCCTCGTGCACTTCCTGGCGTTCCTGCTCAGCGCCATCGTGCTGGTGCAGGAGCGGACGGCGGGGACCATGGAGCGGATGTTCATCAACGGCTACCAGAGGCACGAGATCATCGGCGGCTACCTGCTGGGCTACTTAGGGCTGGCCACGCTGCAGGCGGTCGCGGCGCTCTCGGAGGCGCTCCTGTTGTTCGGCCTCAGCTACAGCGCCGGCACGCTGCTGGTGCTGTTCGTGGTGATATGGCTGCTGGCGATCGCCTCGGTGATGCTGGGCATCTTCATCTCAACTTTCGCCCGCCACGAGGGGCAGGTCTTCCCGTTCGTGCCGATGATCATCGTTCCCTCGGCCTTCCTATCTGGGCTGCTGGTGGATCCGGATCGGCTCCCGACGTGGGCGGACTGGCTGGGCAGGGCGTTCCCCCTCCGCTACGCCAACAAAGTGATTCAGGAGATGATCCTGCCCGGTGGATCCCTCGGGGATGTCTGGCTGAACTTCCTGGTGCTCGTGCTCTACATCTTCGCCCTCCTTGGGCTGGCCGCCAGGGCCATGCGCGAGGTGGAGTAA
- a CDS encoding carbohydrate ABC transporter permease, with the protein MSAQLRPSSAFLNALKYLVLSVGAFLMLLPFIWMILASLMTSAEVMARPLVWFPHSPQLENYIRLREVLPLGRMYFNSLFVALTTTLGILLTSSLSGYGFAKFQFPGRDLLFVLVLATIMIPFFVVLIPVFYIVKELGWVNSYWGLIVPNIVTAFGIFLMRQYMLSLPEELLDAARIDGASEFRIYWQIAVPLSAPALSALGILAFVYQWNNFLWPLVVVRSSDMWTIPLGLNSLKVYASSPQVINLQMAGSALAIVPVVLVFLALQRYFVQGIAMTGMKG; encoded by the coding sequence ATGAGCGCACAACTCAGGCCATCGAGCGCGTTCCTGAACGCTCTGAAGTACTTGGTGCTATCGGTGGGGGCGTTTCTCATGCTGCTGCCGTTCATCTGGATGATCCTGGCCTCGCTGATGACCTCCGCGGAGGTCATGGCTCGTCCCCTGGTGTGGTTCCCGCACAGCCCGCAGCTTGAGAACTACATCCGGCTGCGAGAGGTCCTGCCCCTCGGCAGGATGTACTTCAACAGCCTCTTCGTGGCCCTGACCACCACCTTGGGCATACTGCTCACCAGCTCGCTCTCCGGGTACGGCTTCGCCAAGTTTCAATTTCCGGGGCGCGATCTCCTTTTCGTCTTGGTGCTGGCCACCATCATGATCCCCTTCTTCGTCGTGCTCATCCCTGTGTTCTACATAGTGAAGGAGCTCGGTTGGGTGAACTCGTACTGGGGACTGATAGTACCGAACATCGTGACCGCCTTCGGCATATTCCTGATGCGCCAGTACATGCTGAGCCTGCCGGAGGAGCTGCTGGATGCGGCTAGGATAGACGGCGCGTCGGAGTTCCGGATCTACTGGCAGATCGCCGTCCCTCTGAGCGCTCCGGCGCTGAGCGCGCTGGGCATACTGGCTTTCGTCTACCAATGGAACAACTTCCTCTGGCCGCTCGTGGTGGTGAGGTCCTCGGACATGTGGACGATCCCGCTGGGGCTCAACAGCCTGAAGGTCTACGCCAGCAGCCCACAGGTGATCAACCTGCAGATGGCGGGCTCCGCGCTGGCGATCGTCCCGGTGGTGCTGGTGTTCCTGGCGCTGCAGCGGTACTTCGTGCAAGGTATAGCTATGACTGGTATGAAGGGGTGA
- a CDS encoding heavy-metal-associated domain-containing protein: MTSKHTEVLIVPDMSCSHCVSRVDRALRSLEGVEGVSVDLDSKRVTVQFDPSVTSLEKIEAELEAIGYPSAGRGVTDGSPRT; this comes from the coding sequence ATGACAAGCAAGCACACCGAAGTCCTGATCGTACCCGACATGTCCTGCAGCCACTGCGTGAGCAGGGTGGATAGGGCGCTGAGGAGCCTAGAGGGCGTCGAAGGCGTCTCGGTGGACCTGGACTCGAAGCGGGTCACCGTCCAGTTCGATCCCTCCGTCACCTCCCTGGAGAAGATAGAGGCCGAGTTGGAGGCCATAGGTTACCCTAGTGCCGGGAGAGGAGTTACGGATGGCTCACCACGCACATGA
- a CDS encoding TetR/AcrR family transcriptional regulator — translation MEGEDRRQQILRAAFEEFSEKGFHGATIKGIAERASLQSPALIYWYFPGGKEELFASAVESQLSFLQSFRDPEALLDLPPDALLRKVADAYGEFVSRPVTIRLARLLLGEAPRHPKLFDPVVARGPMRVLRFLETYLERQVQLGRLRPHDVRASARAFLGMLFPMGLSHVLLPQLREHGPTDEEYVATMIETFLDGLRPHPQEAGDDGD, via the coding sequence ATGGAAGGTGAGGATCGCAGGCAACAGATCCTGCGCGCGGCGTTCGAGGAGTTCTCTGAGAAGGGTTTCCATGGCGCCACCATCAAGGGCATCGCCGAGCGCGCCAGCTTGCAGTCCCCGGCCCTCATCTACTGGTACTTTCCGGGAGGCAAGGAGGAGCTGTTCGCCTCCGCAGTGGAGAGCCAGCTGTCCTTCCTGCAGTCCTTCCGGGATCCGGAGGCGCTCCTGGACCTCCCACCGGACGCCCTGCTCCGCAAGGTGGCGGACGCCTACGGGGAGTTCGTGTCCCGCCCGGTGACGATCAGGCTGGCCCGACTGCTCCTGGGGGAGGCCCCGCGTCACCCAAAGCTGTTCGACCCGGTGGTGGCCCGCGGCCCCATGAGGGTGTTGCGGTTCCTCGAGACGTACCTGGAGCGCCAGGTGCAGCTCGGGAGGCTGCGGCCCCACGACGTGCGCGCGAGCGCGAGAGCCTTCCTGGGCATGCTGTTCCCCATGGGGCTGTCCCATGTGCTGCTCCCGCAGCTGCGGGAGCACGGCCCCACGGACGAGGAGTACGTCGCCACCATGATCGAGACTTTCCTGGATGGCCTTAGACCTCATCCACAGGAGGCAGGAGATGACGGCGATTGA
- a CDS encoding protein-L-isoaspartate(D-aspartate) O-methyltransferase gives MPAHPDQEDLVRQVMAAGVRDPRVLEALRRVPRAGFVPPYLVERAYYDEPLPIPHGQVTTQPSLVAKMIEALELKGSEKVLEVGTGYGFQTALLAYLSRCVWSMERWPDIAEVARANLARQGVGNAQVVVGDGTLGLPEHSPFDAILVSAAFPAVPPPLVEQLAVGGRLVQPIGPGGQEEVALFEQRPEGLVRRRTVIGAHFVRLYGRYGFPPERSGNGAR, from the coding sequence ATGCCGGCACATCCCGATCAGGAGGACCTCGTCCGCCAAGTGATGGCCGCGGGCGTGCGCGACCCGCGGGTGCTCGAAGCGCTGCGCAGGGTGCCCAGGGCCGGGTTCGTGCCCCCGTACCTGGTGGAGCGCGCTTACTACGATGAGCCCCTGCCGATCCCGCACGGGCAGGTGACCACGCAGCCATCCCTCGTCGCCAAGATGATCGAGGCGCTCGAGCTGAAGGGTTCGGAGAAGGTGCTCGAGGTGGGTACGGGCTACGGTTTCCAGACGGCGCTGCTGGCCTACTTGTCCAGGTGCGTGTGGAGCATGGAGCGCTGGCCCGATATCGCGGAGGTGGCGAGGGCCAACCTGGCGAGGCAGGGCGTTGGGAACGCCCAGGTCGTGGTGGGGGACGGCACTCTGGGGCTCCCCGAGCACTCCCCGTTCGATGCGATCCTCGTCTCCGCCGCGTTCCCGGCGGTACCCCCGCCCCTCGTGGAGCAGCTGGCCGTCGGCGGCAGGCTTGTGCAGCCCATAGGCCCCGGCGGCCAGGAGGAGGTCGCTTTGTTCGAGCAGAGGCCGGAGGGGCTGGTGCGCCGGCGCACGGTCATCGGGGCTCACTTCGTCCGGCTGTACGGGAGGTACGGCTTCCCTCCAGAGCGGTCGGGTAATGGGGCTCGTTAG
- a CDS encoding heavy metal translocating P-type ATPase yields the protein MAHHAHDTHQASGHTHHEMRHEGHPHGGAEHGRGTHDAHAGHSEAAFARVFWVSLILTIPVLLYSDLLQHILGYSAPTFTGSSWLAPVLSSVIYWYCGWVFLRGAVSEVGQGRPGMMTLVALAITTAYFYSLAVTFGILRGMPFYFELATLVTIMLLGHWMEMRAIGRAQSALEELAKLLPDTAERLVGEETEEVPVAELRVGDLVLVRPGARVPADGQVEGGRSSLDESMITGESRPVHKEEGDEVVAGTVNVGDGALRVRVTRVGEDTVLSGIMRLVREAQASKGRAQVLADRAAYWLTIVAVAVAVITFAIWLSVRGLDNYTIERVVSTLVIACPHALGLAIPLVVAISTTMAARSGILVRDRAALERARNVDVVVFDKTGTLTLGRQGLVDMTTVQGFDAEAALSLAASVEQESEHAVARALVAAARDRGLPLQRAEDFRALPGRGVSARVDGRQVQVGGPGLLEQAGIALPEELSAKAKEWGGHGQTVVYLVVDDEPVAAFSLADVVRPESFEAVKTLTGMGVKVSMLTGDSEAVARWVASQLGIAEYFAGVLPEHKHEKILELRSQGLVVAMVGDGVNDAPALAQADVGIAIGAGTDVARASAAIVLVRDDPRDVARVITLSRASYRKMVQNLAWAAGYNLVALPLAAGVLAPWGLVLPPALGALLMSLSTIAVALNAQLLRRQVPSR from the coding sequence ATGGCTCACCACGCACATGACACACACCAAGCATCTGGACACACCCATCATGAGATGAGGCACGAGGGGCACCCACATGGAGGTGCGGAGCACGGGCGCGGCACGCACGATGCGCACGCAGGCCACTCGGAGGCCGCCTTTGCCCGGGTCTTCTGGGTATCGCTGATCCTCACGATCCCCGTGCTGCTCTACTCCGACCTTCTGCAGCACATCCTGGGATACTCCGCACCCACGTTTACGGGATCTAGCTGGCTGGCGCCCGTCCTGTCCAGCGTCATCTACTGGTACTGCGGCTGGGTCTTCCTGAGGGGAGCGGTCTCGGAGGTCGGTCAGGGGCGTCCAGGCATGATGACGCTGGTGGCGCTCGCCATAACCACCGCCTACTTCTACAGCCTCGCGGTCACCTTTGGGATCCTGCGCGGGATGCCCTTCTATTTCGAGCTCGCCACCCTCGTCACGATCATGCTCCTTGGCCACTGGATGGAGATGAGGGCCATAGGCAGGGCGCAGAGCGCGCTGGAGGAGCTGGCGAAGCTGCTGCCCGATACGGCCGAGCGTCTGGTGGGCGAGGAGACCGAGGAGGTGCCCGTAGCGGAGCTGCGCGTGGGGGACCTGGTCCTGGTGCGCCCGGGGGCCCGCGTGCCGGCCGACGGCCAAGTCGAGGGCGGCCGCAGCTCCCTCGACGAGAGCATGATCACCGGCGAGTCCAGGCCGGTGCACAAGGAGGAGGGAGATGAGGTGGTCGCCGGCACGGTCAACGTGGGCGACGGAGCCCTGCGGGTGAGGGTCACCCGCGTGGGCGAGGATACGGTCCTCTCCGGGATCATGAGGCTGGTGCGCGAGGCACAGGCGAGCAAGGGCAGGGCGCAGGTGCTCGCCGACAGGGCTGCCTACTGGCTGACGATCGTCGCGGTGGCGGTGGCCGTTATCACGTTCGCGATCTGGCTGTCGGTCAGGGGGTTGGACAACTACACCATCGAGAGGGTGGTCTCAACATTGGTCATCGCGTGCCCCCATGCGCTGGGGCTGGCCATCCCCCTGGTGGTGGCGATATCCACCACGATGGCGGCCCGCAGCGGCATCCTGGTCCGGGACAGGGCTGCGCTCGAGCGGGCCAGGAACGTGGACGTGGTCGTGTTCGACAAGACCGGGACCCTGACCCTGGGACGTCAGGGACTGGTCGACATGACCACGGTGCAGGGCTTCGATGCGGAGGCGGCGCTCTCGCTGGCGGCATCCGTCGAGCAGGAGAGCGAGCACGCCGTGGCGAGGGCCCTGGTGGCCGCGGCCAGAGACAGGGGGCTGCCCCTGCAGCGCGCGGAGGACTTTCGTGCCCTCCCGGGCAGGGGCGTCAGCGCCAGGGTGGATGGTCGCCAGGTACAGGTGGGAGGCCCAGGGCTGCTCGAGCAGGCGGGGATCGCCCTGCCTGAGGAGTTATCGGCCAAGGCCAAGGAGTGGGGTGGGCACGGGCAGACCGTGGTCTACCTGGTGGTGGACGACGAGCCCGTGGCAGCCTTCTCACTGGCCGACGTCGTGCGCCCCGAGAGCTTCGAGGCCGTGAAGACCCTCACCGGGATGGGGGTAAAGGTCTCCATGCTGACTGGGGACTCCGAGGCGGTGGCCCGGTGGGTAGCCTCCCAGCTGGGGATAGCGGAGTACTTCGCAGGGGTGCTGCCCGAGCACAAGCACGAGAAGATCCTCGAGCTGCGATCGCAGGGGCTGGTGGTCGCCATGGTGGGCGATGGGGTCAACGACGCCCCCGCGCTGGCGCAGGCCGACGTGGGTATAGCGATAGGTGCGGGCACGGACGTGGCCCGCGCCTCGGCGGCGATCGTGCTGGTGCGGGACGACCCCCGGGACGTGGCCAGGGTCATAACGCTGAGCCGAGCCAGCTACAGGAAGATGGTGCAGAACCTGGCCTGGGCCGCGGGGTACAACCTGGTAGCCCTGCCGCTGGCCGCGGGCGTGCTGGCTCCCTGGGGACTGGTGCTCCCCCCGGCGTTGGGAGCCCTGCTGATGTCGCTCAGCACCATAGCCGTAGCGCTCAACGCGCAGCTCCTGCGCAGGCAGGTCCCCAGCAGATAG
- a CDS encoding carbohydrate ABC transporter permease, whose protein sequence is MRTISATKEAARERRAHRRVLGRKAVAGYLFIAPSIAFLLVFALIPFLFTIYVSLHDWNMLVPLSRARFLGFENYRYLLFEDPLFWQTFRNSVVFALGNVVLTMALSLAVALLLNSRLRLRALWRSAFFMPYVTSSVAIAIVWSNLYHPTYGLFNGVLQFLGLPTLDFTNSPSQAMPSLIATSIWHELGYYMIIFLAGLQSIPGEVYDAAKVDGAGSWQQFWRITLPLLRPTILFVAVIITLSSLQVFDLPFILTNGGPVNSTNTLVLYMYQTAFQFLRMGRATAMAILLFVVVFAMTLIQLRLLRERE, encoded by the coding sequence ATGCGCACGATCAGTGCCACAAAGGAAGCAGCACGTGAGAGGCGCGCGCACCGCAGGGTGCTCGGCAGGAAGGCGGTAGCGGGCTACCTATTCATAGCCCCCTCCATCGCCTTCCTGTTGGTCTTCGCTCTCATCCCCTTCCTGTTCACCATCTACGTGAGCCTGCACGACTGGAACATGCTGGTCCCCCTGAGCAGAGCGCGCTTTCTGGGGTTCGAGAACTACCGCTATCTGTTGTTCGAGGATCCCCTGTTCTGGCAGACGTTCAGGAACAGCGTCGTGTTCGCCTTGGGCAACGTTGTGCTGACCATGGCGCTGTCCCTGGCGGTGGCGCTGCTGCTCAACTCCCGCCTGCGGCTGAGGGCTCTCTGGAGGTCGGCCTTCTTCATGCCCTACGTTACCTCTTCTGTGGCCATCGCCATCGTGTGGTCTAACCTCTATCACCCCACGTATGGGCTGTTCAACGGTGTCCTCCAGTTCTTGGGGTTGCCGACGCTGGATTTCACGAACAGCCCAAGCCAGGCGATGCCCAGCCTTATCGCTACCTCCATTTGGCACGAGTTGGGATACTACATGATCATCTTCCTGGCGGGGCTGCAGAGCATTCCTGGCGAGGTGTACGATGCCGCCAAGGTGGACGGGGCTGGTAGCTGGCAGCAGTTCTGGAGGATCACCTTGCCGCTGCTTCGCCCCACGATCCTGTTCGTCGCCGTGATCATCACGCTGTCGTCCCTGCAGGTGTTCGACCTGCCTTTCATCCTTACCAACGGCGGGCCCGTCAACTCGACGAACACGCTGGTGCTGTACATGTACCAGACGGCATTTCAGTTCCTGCGCATGGGACGAGCTACAGCTATGGCGATCCTGCTGTTCGTCGTCGTGTTTGCCATGACCTTGATCCAGCTACGCCTGTTGAGGGAGAGAGAATGA